The following are encoded together in the Schistocerca americana isolate TAMUIC-IGC-003095 chromosome 6, iqSchAmer2.1, whole genome shotgun sequence genome:
- the LOC124620286 gene encoding uncharacterized protein LOC124620286: MTQVRSSVGITKEFPVKVGLHQGSALSPYLFDLIMDVLVKDVKKEAPWNMMFADDVVRCEQSIDRLEEKLEDWRKALEERGMKIRRTKSEYLALKDVQMRSCKIQDDELKSVCKFKYLRSYIQRDGGLESEIQHQINCGWNNWRKTSGVLCDKKVNTGLKGKVYESVVRPAMIYGAETWPITVAQERKMDVAEMRMLRWMCGVTRKDRTRNEFVRGAVKVGPMGKKILESRLRWYGHLQRKGEEYIGNRVEDIKAEGVRRRGRLKMRWKDKISRDLREKGWEKEEAMDRILWRRTIQKSNANPT; this comes from the coding sequence atgacacaggtgagaagtagtgtgggcataacaaaggagtttccagtaaaagtagggttacatcaagggtctgcgcttagtccctacctctttgacctgattatggatgtgctggtgaaagatgtgaagaaggaagcaccatggaatatgatgtttgcagatgatgtggttcgttgtgagcagagcatcgacagacttgaggaaaagctggaggattggaggaaggcactagaagaaagagggatgaaaattagaaggacaaagtcagaatatttagcactgaaggatgtgcagatgaggtcttgcaagatccaggatgatgagctgaaatcggtctgcaaatttaaatacctgaggtcgtacatacagagggacggaggactggaaagcgagatacaacaccaaataaattgcggttggaacaactggaggaaaacgagtggagtgttgtgtgacaagaaggtgaacactgggttgaaagggaaagtgtacgagtcggtggtaaggcctgctatgatatatggggcagagacatggccaatcacagtagcccaggaaaggaagatggatgtagcagaaatgaggatgctgaggtggatgtgtggagtaacaaggaaggacaggactagaaatgaatttgttagaggagctgtgaaagtgggacccatggggaaaaagatactagagagcagactaaggtggtacggacacttacagagaaaaggggaagagtatatcggaaacagagttgaagatataaaggctGAAGGagtgagaaggagaggaagactgaagatgaggtggaaggataagatatcaagggacctaagggagaaaggatgggagaaggaagaggcaatggatagaatACTATGGAGGAGaacgatccagaagagcaacgccaacCCTacatga